GACATGATCCCGCCCCGGCCCAGAACCGGCGTGCACGGCATGCGCTGCTCAGCACTCGGATGGCAGACAGGCGCTCGGCGCTCGCGTGTGGTGCTCCACGCGCGGGTTCCCGTCCTCCACCATGTGCCTGCAGATCGGCGGCGTACGCCACTCCTACGCGCGCCGTTCAACGGGTGGTCCATGGAGACCAGATCGGTCGGGCGCCGCGGCACTCCGGCTCACTCCGGCTGGCAGGGGCAGGCTCCGCCTCGCCTCCTCATCCCCCTCCATCCGCTTGGCGGGGCAGACGGGTAGCCGCTTGGGGTGACGTTGGGCTGGAGGCGCCGAGGGTGCCGTGAAGTGGCGCTGGGGTCTTGAGGTGTATGTGATGAAGCAGGGTGAGGAGGGGCGGATGACGTCCGTTTTGGTGGATAACGTTGGGGCGTTGGTGACGAACGCGCCGGAGGGCGGCGGCGGAGTGCTCGGGGTCGTCGAGGACGCTGCGGTCGTCGTGGAGAACGGCGTCGTGGCGTGGGTGGGGCCGCGGGGGAGGGCGCCCCAGGGGGCGGAGGAACGGTTCGACGCCGAGGGCCGGGCGCTCGTGCCCGGATTCGTCGACAGCCACGCGCATCTGGTGTTCGCCGGGGAGCGGGCACGGGAGTTCGAGGCTCGCATGTCGGGCCTCCCGTACACGGCGGGCGGCATCCGCACCACCGTCGCCGCCACCCGGGCGGCGAGCGACGACGAGCTGCGGGGCACCCTGCGGCGGCTGGTCGCCGAGGCGTCGCGCTCCGGCACGACGACGATCGAGTGCAAGTCCGGGTACGGCCTCACGGTCGAGGACGAGGCCCGTGCGCTGCGCCTGGCCGGTGAGCACACCTCCGAGGTCACCTACCTCGGCGCGCACGTCGTCCCGCCCGAGTACGCCGACCGGCCGGACGCCTACGTGGACCTGGTGCGCGGCCCGATGCTGGAGGCCTGTGCGCCGCACGCGCGGTGGATCGACGTGTTCTGCGAGCGCGGCGCGTTCGACGGCGACCAGACCAGGGAGATCCTGACCGCGGGCATGGCGCGCGGGCTCGTGCCCCGGGTGCACGCCGGGCAGCTCGGCCCCGGTCCGGGGGTGGCGATCGCCGTCGAGCTGGGCGCCGCCTCGGCCGACCACGTCACCCACCTGACCGACGCCGACGTGGACGCGCTCGCCTCCGGCACGACCGTCGCCACGCTGCTGCCCGGAGCCGAGTTCTCCACCCGCTCGCCCTACCCCGACGCGCGGCGCCTGCTCGACGCCGGGGTCACGGTGGCGCTGGCCGCCGACTGCAACCCCGGCTCCAGCTACACCACCAACATCCCGTTCTGCATCGCCGTGGCCGTCCGCGACATGCGCATGACCCCCGCCGAGGCCCTGTGGGCGGCCACCATGGGCGGCGCGAAGGCCCTGCGCCGCCCCGACATCGGCCACCTCGCGCCGGGCGCCCGCGCCGACATGGTCCTGCTCGACGCCCCGTCCTACATCCACCTGGCCTACCGCCCCGGCGTCCCCCTGATCGCCAAGGTCTGGCAGGCCGGCGAGCCCGTCACCTGACGGTTCTCGCGCACCCGCCGCTCGGGCGGCGGGACCCGCGCCTTCGCCGGGTCCGCGGGCGTGCCCAGGAAGTGCGGGACTCGCGGACGACGAAGGGCCGTCCGCCGCTCAGCCGCCCGACCAGGTCGTCGATGGCCGCGGGGTGGTCCGGCGGTCCCGCCGTGGCGGCCACCTGGTCGGCCGCATGAACGCCGTATGTCAATCCGCTCCTGTCCGTCCCTTCTCCGGCCATGCCAGCTCGCCGTCGTCGATGCGCGCGATCAGGTCGCGGATCCATTCCGCTTCGGCGCGCAGCTGGTGCATGACGAAGTCGACCTCGATCATGGTGATCTCCGGCAGGTCGGCGTCACCGGCCTGTGCCAGCTCCGCGATCCGTTCCACCAGTGACTCCTGCCGCTCGCGCAGGACGCGCGGGGCCTCGTCCCGGTCGAGGGCGCCGAGATAGGCCAGGGCGTCCACGAACGCCGAGGTGGTCACCTTGGCCTCGCGGATCTGCCGCCGCACCCGTTCCTTGAAGACCTCCCAGCCCTGATCGGTCAGGGCGTAGACGGTACGCGCGGGGCGGTTGCCCATCTGCTCGACCCCGGTCGAGGCCACCCATCCGGCCGCCTCCAACGACCGGACGAGCGTGTAGACGGAGCCGCTCTTGGCGTTCAGGTACGGATAGCGCTCGTTGAGCGCGATCGCCAGCGCGTACTGGTGCTTCGGCTGCTCCACCAGGAGGCCGAGCAGTCGCAGGATCAGTGGATTGTCCACTGCGGTTGATGGCATACCCGAATACTATCATTCGTATACGGCTATTGCTGCGGGTTCGCGGTAGCGAGATCCCGTCCGTGGTTCGTCCAGGCTCTTCTCCCGCGTGCCGTCCATCGACCAGCGGCGATGCCGGTCATGGACGGTCTTTCGGTTCCCGTGGCAGGGTGGCGGGTCCCGCGCAGAACAATTGACAACTTAATTTGTCTATTGGACGATGTGGCCGTGCGGCGAATGGAGTTGCTGGAGGAGCCGGGGCAGGTTCGCGGGGCACTGGCGCCTGTACGCCGACGGTTGCTGGTGCGGCTGCGCACACCGGCCTCGGCGAGCGAGTTGGCCCGCGAGTTCGGCCTGACCAGGCAGAAGGTCAACTACCACCTGCGCAGGCTGGAGGACGCCGGCCTGATCGAACTGGCCGAGGAACGCCGCCGCCGGGGCTTCGTCGAGCGGGTCATGCGCGCGACCGCGGGCTCCTACGTCGTGGACCCCTCGCTCCTCGCCGCCGCCGGCGATCCCGCCGCGCGGCCGGTAGGGGAAGCCGAGAAGGCGGACGATGCCACACAGGACCCCGGCGAACCTCAGAAGGCCGACGATCTCGCCCAGGCGCCGCCCGGCGACCGAGCCGAGGCCGGAATCGGGGACCAGGACGAGGAGCCCCTCCCGCCCCTGCCCGCCGAATACGTCCGCGCCGCGGACCGGCACTCGGCCACCCGCCTGGTCGCGGTCGCCTCCGCCGCCGTGCGCGACGTCACGCGCATGCAGGCCGCCGCCGACCGCGCGGACAGGCGCCTGCTGACCTTCACGCTGGAGAGCGAGGTCCGCCTGGCCGAACCCGCCGACCTGCACCGCTTCACCGAGGCGCTGGCGGGCGCGGTGGCCGACGTGATCGCCCGCTTCCACGCCGAAACCGGCCGCCTCTACCGCGTCATCGGCGCGGGCCACCCCGCCCCCGCCACCCAGGACCCGACACCTGCCGCACAAGCTCCCGCGCCGGACGCGCAGGCCGACCCACCACCAGGAGGACCGTCATGAGCGAACCCACTCCGCCGCCGCGCGTCGAGGTCACCGTCGCCGCGCCTGTCGAGGAGGTCTGGGCGGCGCTGCGGGATCCGGAGCTGCTGCGGCGGTGGCACGGCTGGCACTACGAGGGTCTCGATGACGAGATCCGGCAGATCTACCTCGCCGACGTCACCGAGGACGCCGGCGCCCGCGTCCTGCGGCTGGGCGACGGTGATCGGTTCAGCCTGCACGGCGGGGAGGGCGGCACGGTGGTCCGCCTCACCCGTGGTCCGATCGGCGTCAACCCCGACTGGGACGCCTACTACGACGACGTCACCCAGGGCTGGCGGGTGTTCCTGTGGCAGCTCCGCTTCGCCGTCGAACGGCACGGGCTCGCCCCGCGGCGCACCCTCCACCTGGAGGGCTCCCTGGACGTGCCGGGGTCCCCGGCCGAGGCGCTCGGGCTGGGGGAGGCCGCCGCTCTGCCGCCCGGCTCGTCGTACAAGGCGGAGAGCGCGGCGGGCGGCACGCTGAGCGGCGAGGTGTGGGCGTCGGGGGCGGACGGGCTGCTGATCACGGTGGACCAGTTCGGCGACGGCCTCGCCGTCCTGGCCCCCCAGCCTCGCACCACGTACCGCCCGGACGGCGGCACGCTGCTCCTGCTGACCGCCTATGACATGGGCGACGCCGCGTTCGCCGCCCTGGAGACGCGCTGGACGTCCTGGTGGGACGCGCACCGCCGCCCGGAGCCGACCCGCGGCTAGCACGGCCCGGGCCGGTGGGCGTGAGATGGGTCAGATCAGCCCGAGGGACAGCATCGCGTCGGCGACACGGGTGAAGCCGGCGATGTTGGCGCCCGCCACGTAGTCGCCGGGCCTGCCATAGGCGTCCGCCGTGGTCAGGCAGCGGTCGTGCATGTCGCGCATGATCTCGTGCAGGCGGGCCTCGGAGTACTCGAAGGTCCAGGAGTCGCGGGCGGCGTTCTGCTGCATCTCCAGCGCGCTGGTCGCGACCCCTCCCGCGTTCGCCGCCTTGCCCGGGCCGAACGCGATGCCCGCCTCCTGGAAGACCCGGATGCCGCCGGGCGTGGTCGGCATGTTGGCGCCCTCGCCGACGGCCACGCACCCGGACCGGACCAGGCGCGCCGCGTCGTCGTCGCCGATCTCGTTCTGGGTCGCGGACGGCAGCGCCACCTCGCAGGGGACCTCCCACACCGCGCGCCCGGGCACGAACACCGCGTCGGTCCCGCGCCGCTCGGCGTAGAGGCTCAGCCCGGCACGCTCGACCTCCTTGACCTGCCTGAGCAGGCCCAGGTCGATGCCCTTCTCGTCCAGCACGTACCCGGAGGAGTCGGAGCAGGCGACGGTCACGCCGCCGAGGGCCTGGGCCTTCTCGATCGAGTGGATGGCGACGTTGCCGGAGCCGGAGACGACCACCCGCTTGCCGTCCAGCGAGGTGCCGCGCGCGTTGAGCATCTCTTCGACGAAGTAGACGCAGCCGTACCCGGTGGCCTCGGCCCGCACCCGCGCGCCGCCGTACTCCAGGCCCTTGCCGGTGATGACGCCGGACTCGTACCGGTTGGTGATGCGCTTGAACTGGCCGAACAGGTAGCCGATCTCGCGCTGCCCGACGCCGATGTCCCCGGCCGGGACGTCGGTGTACTCGCCGATGTGGCGGTACAGCTCGGTCATGAAGCTCTGGCAGAACCGCATGACCTCACGGTTCGAGCGCCCCTTGGGGTCGAAGTCGGAGCCGCCCTTGCCCGCCCCGATCGGCAGGCCTGTCAGGCTGTTCTTGAAGATCTGCTCGAAGGCGAGGAACTTGACGACGCCCAGGTAGACCGACGGATGGAAGCGCAGGCCGCCCTTGTACGGCCCGAGCGCGCTGTTGAACTCCACGCGGAAGCCACGGTTGATGTGCACCTCGCCGCGGTCGTCCTCCCAGGGCACCCGGAAGATGATCTGCCGCTCGGGCTCGCAGATCCGTTCGATCAGCTTCCAGTCCGCGTACTCGGGACGCCGCTCGATGACGGGCGCGATGCTCTCCAGCACCTCGCGCACGGCCTGGTGGAACTCCGGCTCCCCGGGATTGCGGCGGACGACCTGTTCGTAGATCGCGGACGACTTCTGGTGCGGCATCACGGCTCCCCTCGGTGTCAGGCCGCCTTGGCCCTGTTCAGGGTGCGTGGCAGGCCGGTACGGTGGCGCTCTGCCACGCCGCCGAGGATACCGGCCGGTTTCAGATGCAGGCGCGGTCGGCCACCGATCTTGCCTCCTCGGGGGCGAGCGCGCCGCCGCGGGCGAACTCGGCGGCGAAGCGGTCCTCGCCGAGGGTGTGCCGCGCCCGCGCCTCGATACGGTCGACGTCGCCGCGTTCGGCCGGGGCGAGCGGCAGCGCGCTGGAGGCCCGGGCCGCGGCGGCCGCGCCGAGGAGCTGGGCGGCGGGCGCCGCGCACTCCGACAGCGCGAGCGCCCCGGCCAGACCCTCCAGCGCCAGCGCCTTCTCGCGCGGCGCGCCGAGCCGGTCGGCGACCGCGAACGCCTCCAGGTGCAGCGCCCTGGCCGCCGGGGCGTCCCCGCGCTGCTCGGCGACGAAGCCCAGCTCGGCGAGCACCATGGCCAGGTGCGGGGGCTCCTGCGCGGCCTCCTGGCGCGGCGCGGAATCCAGGACCTCGCGCAGGTGCCGTTCGGCGGTGTCCAGGCACCCGTCCTTGCGCGCGGCGAAGGCGAGCCCCATCTCGGCGAAGATCTGCAGCGGGCGGAACCCCTGCTCCCTGGCGAGGCGCACGGCCTCCTCGCAGAACTCCCTGGCCCGCTTGTAGTCGCCGAGCTGCAGGGCGATCCAGCCGAGCCAGGCCAGCCGCCCGGACACCTCCGGCCACAGGGCGAGCTCCCGGGCCATGCGCAGCCCCTCGGTGTGCAGGTGGCGGGCCCGCTCGTAGTCGCCGGTCATCTCGGCCAGCGCGCCGAGCCAGCCCGACGCCTGCAGCTCGCCCCAGCGGTCGCCGAGCACCTCGAACAGCTCGGCGCTGCGCTCCCCGTCGCGCCGCAGCGCCTCCAGGTCGCCTCTGAGGTGCGCGAGCTTGGTGCGGGTCACCAGCGCCGCGGCCACGCCCCAGTCGTCCCCGATGGCGCGGAACCCCGTCAGCGCCCGGTCCAGCAGCTCCTCGCCGGCGACCAGGTCCCCGGCGTCCAGGCCCGCGTAGCCGAGGAACCACTCCGACCTGGCCCGCCCGGCCGGATCTTCGACGCCGTCGTACGCGCGCAGCGCGGCGTCGCGCCCGGCGGTGTGGTCGGGCGCGCCGCCCTGCAGCAGGACGATGCCGGCGTGCCAGGCGGTGGCGCGGGCGCGCAGCGCGGCGGGCGCGTCGCCGTCGAGGGCCAGCGCCGCCTCCAGGGACCGGCGCGCCTCGGTGAGCCTGCCGCGCAGGAACCAGTACCAGGCGAGCGCGTTGACGATGCGCAGCGCGCACGCGGCGTGACGGTCGGCGACCGCGCCGTCCAGCGCGGCCCGCAGGTTGGGGGTGGCGGCGTCCAGGCGGGCCAGCCACCGCCGCTGCTCCCGCCCGTACAGGCAGGGCTCGGCCTTCTCGGCCAGGTCGGCGTAGTGCTCGTGGTGGCGGCGGCGCACGCGTTCGAACTCGCCGGCCTCGTGCATGCGCTCCAGGCAGTACACCGCCACCGATTCCAGCAGCCGGTAGCGGGGCCCGTCCACGCCGTGGACGGCCACCACCAGCGACCGGCCGACGAGGCGGGCCAGCAGGTCGAGGACGGCCGGGGCGGGCAGGTCCTCGCCCGAGCACACCGCCTCGGCGGCCTCCAGCGTGCACCCGTCGGCGTGGACGGCCAGGCGGCGCAGCACGATGCGCTCGGGCGCGGTGAGCAGCTCCCAGCTCCAGTCGATCATCGCGGTCAGGGTCTGCTGGCGCGGCGGCGCGCCGCGGTGGCCGGTGGCCAGCAGCCGGAAGCGGTCGTCGAGCCGGGCGACCAGCCCGTGCACGCCGAGCGTCGGCACCTTGGTGGCGGCCAGCTCCAGCGCCAGCGGGATCCCGTCCAGGCGTCGGCACAGCACTGCGACGTCCCCGGCGGTGCCGGCGTCCAGGGTGAAGCCGCGCGCCGCCGCCGAGGCCCGCGTGACGAACAGGCGGACCGCGCTCGACTGCTCCAGCGCGGCCGGGTCCCCGCCGGCCGCGCGCTCGGGCACCTCCAAGGGAGGCACGTTCCAGACGACCTCTCCGGCGAGGGCGAGAGGCTCCTGGCTGGTGGCGAGGATCCGCAGACCTGGGACGGCCCGCAGCAGGGCCTCGGTCATCTCGGCGACCTGGTCCACCACGTGCTCGCAGTTGTCCAGCACGAGCAGCGCCCGCCGGGGGCGCAGCGCGGTGATCAGCCGGTCCAGCGGTGTCAGCGGGTGCCCCGCCGTCCCGCCGTCCCGCAGGTCCAGCGCGGACATCACCGCGTCGATCAGCGAGCCGAGCACGTCGGGGGTGCCGAGGCGGTCAAGGACGGCCAGCTCGACGAGCCACACCCCGTCGGCGTAGGACTCGGCGAGGCCGGCGGCGATCTCCAGGGCCAGCCGGGTCTTGCCGACGCCGCCGGGCCCGGTCAGCGTGACCAGGCGCGCGGAGTCGAGCTGGGCGCGGACCTCGGTGACCGCGTCCTCCCTGCCGATCAGGGCGGTGATCGGGGCCGGGAGGTTGGTGAGCGGGCGCGCGGCCGTGGCCCGGGCCTCGGGGGCGTCCAGCGAGGGGTCCTGGGTGAGGATCGCCCGGTGCAGGGCCACCAGCTCGGCCCCCGGGTCCAGGCCGAGCTCCTCGGCCAGGCGCGCGCGCAGCTCCTCGTAGCCGTCCAGCGCCTCGCTCTGCCGCCCGGCCCGGTACAGGGCCCGCAGGTGCGCGGCGCGCAGCCGCTCCCGCAGCGGGTACTCCCGGACCACCTCGGCCAGCTCGTCGGCGAGCAGGGTGTGCTCGCCGAGCGCGAGCCGCGCCTCGGCGTGGTCCTCGCGCGCGGTCAGCCGCTGCTCCTCCAGGCGGGCGATGGCCGGGCGGGCGAAGGCGTCGTCGGCGAAGTCGGCGAACGCCGGGCCCCGCCACAGGGTCAGCGCGTCCGACAGCAGCGCCGCCCGGACGCGGGGATCTTCACGGTCGCGGGCCTCGGTGACCAGGGCCTGGAAGCGGCGCGCGTCCACGGCGGCGGCCTCGACGCCGAGCTGATATCCGGCGGGGCGGGCGGCCAGCAGCTCGCGCGCGCCCGGCTCGGCGTCCTCCAGCGCCCGGCGGAGCTGGGAGACCTTGGCCGACAGCGCGCCCGCGGGGTTGCCGGGCGGCCGGTCCCCCCACAGGTCGTCGATGAGGCGGTCGGCGGGCACCGGGCGCCCGTCGTGCAGCAGGAGATCGGCGAGCAGCGCGCGGACCTTGACCCCGGGGATCGTCACAGGATCGCCGTTCGCCGTCCAGACTGCGAGCGGTCCCAGGACCCCGAAACGCATGAACGCCACGATATCGCCACACCTCACGGAATCACGACCCCTTACGGCGGCTGCGCAGGAGCCCGTAAGCGAGACAGCAAGATGCCGTAAACCCTCTGCTCCAGAGTGAAACACAATAGGCCGCACATACGCGCGAAGGAGCC
The Sphaerisporangium krabiense genome window above contains:
- the hutI gene encoding imidazolonepropionase codes for the protein MTSVLVDNVGALVTNAPEGGGGVLGVVEDAAVVVENGVVAWVGPRGRAPQGAEERFDAEGRALVPGFVDSHAHLVFAGERAREFEARMSGLPYTAGGIRTTVAATRAASDDELRGTLRRLVAEASRSGTTTIECKSGYGLTVEDEARALRLAGEHTSEVTYLGAHVVPPEYADRPDAYVDLVRGPMLEACAPHARWIDVFCERGAFDGDQTREILTAGMARGLVPRVHAGQLGPGPGVAIAVELGAASADHVTHLTDADVDALASGTTVATLLPGAEFSTRSPYPDARRLLDAGVTVALAADCNPGSSYTTNIPFCIAVAVRDMRMTPAEALWAATMGGAKALRRPDIGHLAPGARADMVLLDAPSYIHLAYRPGVPLIAKVWQAGEPVT
- a CDS encoding PadR family transcriptional regulator, which gives rise to MPSTAVDNPLILRLLGLLVEQPKHQYALAIALNERYPYLNAKSGSVYTLVRSLEAAGWVASTGVEQMGNRPARTVYALTDQGWEVFKERVRRQIREAKVTTSAFVDALAYLGALDRDEAPRVLRERQESLVERIAELAQAGDADLPEITMIEVDFVMHQLRAEAEWIRDLIARIDDGELAWPEKGRTGAD
- a CDS encoding ArsR/SmtB family transcription factor → MELLEEPGQVRGALAPVRRRLLVRLRTPASASELAREFGLTRQKVNYHLRRLEDAGLIELAEERRRRGFVERVMRATAGSYVVDPSLLAAAGDPAARPVGEAEKADDATQDPGEPQKADDLAQAPPGDRAEAGIGDQDEEPLPPLPAEYVRAADRHSATRLVAVASAAVRDVTRMQAAADRADRRLLTFTLESEVRLAEPADLHRFTEALAGAVADVIARFHAETGRLYRVIGAGHPAPATQDPTPAAQAPAPDAQADPPPGGPS
- a CDS encoding SRPBCC family protein; amino-acid sequence: MSEPTPPPRVEVTVAAPVEEVWAALRDPELLRRWHGWHYEGLDDEIRQIYLADVTEDAGARVLRLGDGDRFSLHGGEGGTVVRLTRGPIGVNPDWDAYYDDVTQGWRVFLWQLRFAVERHGLAPRRTLHLEGSLDVPGSPAEALGLGEAAALPPGSSYKAESAAGGTLSGEVWASGADGLLITVDQFGDGLAVLAPQPRTTYRPDGGTLLLLTAYDMGDAAFAALETRWTSWWDAHRRPEPTRG
- the gdhA gene encoding NADP-specific glutamate dehydrogenase, giving the protein MPHQKSSAIYEQVVRRNPGEPEFHQAVREVLESIAPVIERRPEYADWKLIERICEPERQIIFRVPWEDDRGEVHINRGFRVEFNSALGPYKGGLRFHPSVYLGVVKFLAFEQIFKNSLTGLPIGAGKGGSDFDPKGRSNREVMRFCQSFMTELYRHIGEYTDVPAGDIGVGQREIGYLFGQFKRITNRYESGVITGKGLEYGGARVRAEATGYGCVYFVEEMLNARGTSLDGKRVVVSGSGNVAIHSIEKAQALGGVTVACSDSSGYVLDEKGIDLGLLRQVKEVERAGLSLYAERRGTDAVFVPGRAVWEVPCEVALPSATQNEIGDDDAARLVRSGCVAVGEGANMPTTPGGIRVFQEAGIAFGPGKAANAGGVATSALEMQQNAARDSWTFEYSEARLHEIMRDMHDRCLTTADAYGRPGDYVAGANIAGFTRVADAMLSLGLI
- a CDS encoding BTAD domain-containing putative transcriptional regulator, which produces MRFGVLGPLAVWTANGDPVTIPGVKVRALLADLLLHDGRPVPADRLIDDLWGDRPPGNPAGALSAKVSQLRRALEDAEPGARELLAARPAGYQLGVEAAAVDARRFQALVTEARDREDPRVRAALLSDALTLWRGPAFADFADDAFARPAIARLEEQRLTAREDHAEARLALGEHTLLADELAEVVREYPLRERLRAAHLRALYRAGRQSEALDGYEELRARLAEELGLDPGAELVALHRAILTQDPSLDAPEARATAARPLTNLPAPITALIGREDAVTEVRAQLDSARLVTLTGPGGVGKTRLALEIAAGLAESYADGVWLVELAVLDRLGTPDVLGSLIDAVMSALDLRDGGTAGHPLTPLDRLITALRPRRALLVLDNCEHVVDQVAEMTEALLRAVPGLRILATSQEPLALAGEVVWNVPPLEVPERAAGGDPAALEQSSAVRLFVTRASAAARGFTLDAGTAGDVAVLCRRLDGIPLALELAATKVPTLGVHGLVARLDDRFRLLATGHRGAPPRQQTLTAMIDWSWELLTAPERIVLRRLAVHADGCTLEAAEAVCSGEDLPAPAVLDLLARLVGRSLVVAVHGVDGPRYRLLESVAVYCLERMHEAGEFERVRRRHHEHYADLAEKAEPCLYGREQRRWLARLDAATPNLRAALDGAVADRHAACALRIVNALAWYWFLRGRLTEARRSLEAALALDGDAPAALRARATAWHAGIVLLQGGAPDHTAGRDAALRAYDGVEDPAGRARSEWFLGYAGLDAGDLVAGEELLDRALTGFRAIGDDWGVAAALVTRTKLAHLRGDLEALRRDGERSAELFEVLGDRWGELQASGWLGALAEMTGDYERARHLHTEGLRMARELALWPEVSGRLAWLGWIALQLGDYKRAREFCEEAVRLAREQGFRPLQIFAEMGLAFAARKDGCLDTAERHLREVLDSAPRQEAAQEPPHLAMVLAELGFVAEQRGDAPAARALHLEAFAVADRLGAPREKALALEGLAGALALSECAAPAAQLLGAAAAARASSALPLAPAERGDVDRIEARARHTLGEDRFAAEFARGGALAPEEARSVADRACI